The stretch of DNA TTTGCAAGCTTTTTCCAATCGTTTTTACTATATGGTTTATGGCTTACTGTTGTCATAACAATTACGTTGTTCTTTAGTGCTTTACTTTTAACGCCAGGGATTGCTGCTTTTAGTTCATTGGCGGTTGTAATAGTTATAAGTATAGTAAGCAGTACCTTATCTAATCGTTTGGAATGGAGTCCAGCGCAACTCACAAGCTATGCAAATGAAGTACTTATGCATAAAGGATTTTCAGATTATACTTTACCAGCAAGTTTGACCGCTGCCGCTTGTATCATTATTCTATTATTTTTAAGTGTATATGTTTTCAGAAAAAAAGAGCTTGCCGTCTAATGGTAAGCTCTCCTTGCATTTGGTTTTAGCGCTTTTTATTGAAGTCTTTTCGTTAGGCAAAAATTCTTTCATGGTCTATAATGACTATTATTGGAATTTGCAAAGGTAAAGAGAAAGGACGAAGCAACCATGTTCAATCAAGTCGGCTTGGTTTTAGAAGGTGGCGGGATGCGTGGGGTTTATACCGCTGGGATCCTTGAATATTTCTTAGAACAAGAATTATTTTTCCCTTATGTTATAGGTGTATCAGCTGGTGCTTGTAATGCGGCCTCTTATTTGTCAAAGCAAAAAGGGAGAAATAAAACCGTAACGATAAAGTATGCAGCGGACCCAAGGTATATTTCATGGCAAAATTATTTTAAAAACCGTCAGTTTTTTGGAATGGATTTTATTTTTGATGAGATTCCCAATAAACATGTACCGTACCATTATGATGAATTCTACAAAAATCCTTCTGAATTTGTTGTAGGGACGACAGACTGCCTAACGGGAGAGCCTGTCTATTTTAAGAAGCAAGATTATGATAAGGATCTTCTTACCGTATTACGGGCATCTAGCTCCTTGCCATTTATTGCCCCTGAAGTACGGTTTAAAGACAAGGTCCTGCTTGATGGGGGAATAAGTGACCCTATTCCTATTAAAAAAGCTCAAGAGGATGGTTTTAAAAAGAATATTGTCATCCTTACAAGAAATGAAGGATATTTGAAGAAACCTTCCAAGTTTCACTTTCTTGTGAATCGTAAGTATCCGGAATATAAAGGCTTACAGCAGTCCTTAAGAAATCGATATCAAATATACAATGAAACACTCTCCTTTTTAGAAAAAGAAGAGAAAGCTGGAAACGTCCTTATCATTCGTCCTTTACAGCCATTAAAGGTAGGGAGAATGGAAAGAAACCCAACTAGGTTAGAAGCGTTGTATCATCAAGGGTATGAGGACGCCAAAGCATCTATGTCTTCCATACGTCAATATATTGAAATGTAAGAGAAGTGTCCCTAGAAGACACTTCTCTTTTCTCATATATAAGAAAACTTCTATCATTTTTTTGCAGTCTAGTAAATAAACTAGTATAAGAGAACTGATAAGGAGTTATCTTAATGAAAATACATGAATATTACCGAGATACAGCCAATATCAACTTAAATGGTAGTATTGCAGCTCTAGTACCAGTCATCATAATCGTGGCAGGCAATCTCTCTTTTTTTAAAAGTAATGAAGTTATGTTATTGACCCTTCCATTTCTTATTTATAGTTTGATCTCATTTCAATTCTGTCTATTTAGACTAAGGCAATCCATTTCAATTAGCAGACATTTGGGAGAAGCTAAGTCTAAGAACAGATCTTGCTCTATAGCCTCTGCGAGGAATCTTTTAGTATTTTACATGAGTACACCTACAGTACGTTTATTTCTTTACTTTCCGGATGGTCACTTAGCAGGTGTTCTTAAAAAACATGATGGAAAGTGGTTGGATAGGATTAAGTTTAGAAAAATGTATGTACTTTACAATTCGGAGGAAGAACCCATTGGATTCTATAAAGTAAAGGGTGGAAGCGTCCTGAGGATAGAAGTATATAATGAACAGCTGACATATTTGGGCTGCTTTAAACGAGAAAACAACGGTTTTCTAAAAGATAAAAAGGAATTTTTGGATCAAACAGGAAAAAGTATTGGCTTTATCCAAGGAGCAGCTACTTTTATGGATGAAAAGGTTTTAGATCATAGTCATCATCAACTAGGAAGACTTCGAAGAGGTTGGATGCCGGTATCGTGGAGTCCATTATTTCCAGATCCCAATACTCCTGTACTGTCCTTTAGAGAAATTCTTTCAGAAAAGGACAAGCTGCTAAAAATGTCGTTATTAATTAATGAATACTTTATTGAGAGATAAAGGAGTCAGATGGTTTCCCTCCTTACTAATGTTTGATATGATATATTAAACAAATTTACATCTTCAAGTGGGGGATATACAGTGCAAATTGAACTAATAAAAGGTCATGGGTCGGGCAATGATTTCCTAATTATCGATGAGATATCCAATGAATACTCATTTACTGAAAGTGAACGGTCTAGAATGGCACAGATGCTTTGTAATAGAAATACTGATTTAGGTGCAGATGGCATACTTTTTGTTATGAAGAGCGACCATGCTGATGGGAGAATGCGTGTATTTAACGCGGATGGTTCGGAAGCATCAATGTGCGGCAATGGATTACGGCTTGTTGCGAGATATATATGTGAATTACTTGGCTCAAATGAAGCGGTAATAGAAACAATGAAAGCAGATTTAAGGGTGAGTAAACAAAATGATATATTTCCAAATATACACACCTATCAAGTGGAAATTTCCCCTGTATTGTTCAATTTATCAGCTTTACCGTTAAATTTAGGAAAACCAACACTTTTTAATGAGCGAATAGAAGAACTTTCTGATGAGTTGAGGTTTACTGCACTTGCGGTTCCTAACCCACATTTAATTACAATTGTAGAAACAGAACAAATACAAGGGGATATGCAAAAGAACCTAAGTGAGAGAGTAAATGGCCCGAATCATTTGTTCCCAGACGGAGTAAATGTCAGTTTTGTCAAATCCTTGGAGTCAGGTTCCATTTATGTTAGAACATACGAACGAGGTGTAGGGTTTACTAATGCGTGTGGTACGGCTATGTCTGCGTCCTCACTTGTGACGTGTTTAACAGGATTAAATAAATTAGAAGAGGTTATACAGGTTTATAATAATGGAGGTAAGGTCCAGTGTGTTGTCCATGAAAAGGAAGGGAAATACACGATAGATCTAATAGGAAATGCAACTTATCTATACAAGACTGAGGTTACAGTTGATCTTGATAATGCATTATTTTCAACCAAAATTAGGAATGAATTTTCTGAACAAAGGATCTATGAGAAGCTTCAAACACAAGCGCAACAATTTATTGGGAATAACATGGAAGGATAAGGGCTCCCCCTTATCCTTTTTTTACTATACCTTTTTTTAAAAAATCAAGCACTGGTCCAAACGGTTGAAGTTGTTTGGTTTGGAAGTAATCATTAAAAGGGTCTCCTTGCTCACGTATACGTTTTATGGCGTTTTCCATGTTAAAGGAAATCAGCTGTAGATTTTCATCTACTTCCTCCCAGTAAAGTGGTGTCGCTACACCAGCATGCTCATTGCCTCTCATAGAATAGGGTGCAACAATGGTCTTGCCCTCACTATGCTGAACATAGTCTACATAGAGGCGATTTCTCCGATTTTTCTTCATTCTTTCAATGGTAAAGGAATCGGGATCCTTTGATATCAAGTAGTCTGCAATGAAGCTGGTAAAGAGTCTCGTATCCTCATAGGAGTATGTGTTCTCCGGCAAGGGAAGGTAAATTTGTAAACCTTTATTACCAGAGGTTTTAATGAACCCAATTAAATTTAATTGATCAAGAACTTCTTTTATAAAGAGGGCGGCTCTTATGGCTAAATGGAAGTAGTCCTTTGAAGGAGGATCTAAATCAAAAACTATTTCACTTGGGCCCTTGCTAGTGGTTGTTTGAAAAGGGATATGGAATTCAATTGCGAGCTGGTTACCAAGCCAAACGAGAGTTTTTAAATCATTGCAAAGTATGTAGTCAATTCCTTCTGAAGTAAAGGTTTGTACAAATTCAGGTGCATACTCAGGACAGTTCTTTTGATAAAAAGCTTCACCGGACATTCCGTGAGGGTACCGAATGACTGTTAATAACCGACTTTTTAAAAATGGCAGCATATACGGGGAAATTTCCCGTAAGTACAAAATATAATCTGCTTTTTGAATCGCCAGTTTCTCCCAAAGTGGTTTATTTGGATGGGTAATCTCAAGGTCTGCTGGTAAGTTCTTTTGTGCAAAAATAAATCGTTCATATGTGCAAGAGGATGGTTCAAGCTCAAAGCGAAAACGGTCAAAATGAGGCTCGCGGAGCTGGTTATCGTATAGTTCCAAATACTTCACTTCAAGACAGATTGCTGGTTCAACATAAATAAACTGTGCATCTTCACGTATCATATTTTGCTTAATCGTATGTTGCAGTGCATTTTTTTCCTCAGGTTTAAAACCGAATAGGACTTGCCCTACACTATAAACCTTTTCATCCCTATATACACCAACATAAAAGTATCCATTTGTTTTATCATAAGATGTGATGAAACAGCTGACATATTTCCAATTTTTATACTTCAACCATTGTAATGATCGTTTTCCTTCCTCCCATATGCTTTTTTTATACTTTGCAATAATCCCTTCACCATCATATAAAATAATTTTCTCCCAAAGGTCATTAAAATCCTCATGTGCATTTACAAATTGAAGTAATTGGGCAGTATACGGGTCGGAATCTAAGTCAAAACCCATGTTGATAAATAATTTCCTTAATTCTTCTTTTCGTTTTTCGAATGGTTGAATAGTAAAAGGTTTTCCGCTAAGGAGCAATAAATCAAAGACCATAAGGCGGCAAGGAAAGCTTGTAGCTTGGTCATTGATTTTTTTTTCAGATTTTAATCGGCCACGAACTTGGATAGCCGAAAAATTGGATTTGTGTGTATTTTCTAGTGAAACAAGCTCACCATCTAAACGAAGAGGGAGATATGGTTTAAATTGTTCTTCATGCTTCAATAAAAATTCCTTTATTTCAGGAAATTGAGGTAAAAGGGTCTTCCCATTTCTGCTTGTTAGTTCAATCCCTTTGGAGGTCCAGTCTAAAATGGCACGAAATCCGTCGTATTTCACCTCGTACACCCAATCGGGACGAACGGGAAGTTCAAAAGTCAAACTAGGCAGCATCGGCTTCATATCAGTTCGTCCTCCCTTTTTTATTATTTTGTTACATTTTTAATCTCTTCATCCTTTTCCAATTGTTTTTATGGATGTAAGAAACGAAGAAACACAAAATAAAAACAAAAAGAATGGAGAATGATTTATGCATACGATGTGGAAGGGAAGCATCAGTTTTGGACTTGTAAATATCCCCATCAAGCTCCATACGGCAACAGAAGATAAAGACATAAAGCTTCGCACCTTGCATAACAAATGTCATGCCCCAATTAAATATGAAAAAATTTGCTCCGTTTGTGAAGAAGAAGTGAAACCGGAGGATATCGTAAAGGCGTATGAATATACAAAGGGAAAATTTGTTGTTCTTGATCAAGAGGAACTTGAAAAATTAAGAAAAGAAAACGAGGAAAAGGCAGTAGAAATTATTGATTTTGTAAAAATAGAGGAAATTGACCCGATTTATTTTGATAGAAGCTATTACATGTCACCTAATGAAGGAGGAGGGAAAGCATATTCCTTGTTACGAAAGGCATTGGAGGAATCCCAAAAAGTAGGGTTGGCCAAAATTGTTATTCGTTCAAAAGAACA from Bacillus sp. SLBN-46 encodes:
- a CDS encoding patatin family protein, whose product is MFNQVGLVLEGGGMRGVYTAGILEYFLEQELFFPYVIGVSAGACNAASYLSKQKGRNKTVTIKYAADPRYISWQNYFKNRQFFGMDFIFDEIPNKHVPYHYDEFYKNPSEFVVGTTDCLTGEPVYFKKQDYDKDLLTVLRASSSLPFIAPEVRFKDKVLLDGGISDPIPIKKAQEDGFKKNIVILTRNEGYLKKPSKFHFLVNRKYPEYKGLQQSLRNRYQIYNETLSFLEKEEKAGNVLIIRPLQPLKVGRMERNPTRLEALYHQGYEDAKASMSSIRQYIEM
- the dapF gene encoding diaminopimelate epimerase, producing MQIELIKGHGSGNDFLIIDEISNEYSFTESERSRMAQMLCNRNTDLGADGILFVMKSDHADGRMRVFNADGSEASMCGNGLRLVARYICELLGSNEAVIETMKADLRVSKQNDIFPNIHTYQVEISPVLFNLSALPLNLGKPTLFNERIEELSDELRFTALAVPNPHLITIVETEQIQGDMQKNLSERVNGPNHLFPDGVNVSFVKSLESGSIYVRTYERGVGFTNACGTAMSASSLVTCLTGLNKLEEVIQVYNNGGKVQCVVHEKEGKYTIDLIGNATYLYKTEVTVDLDNALFSTKIRNEFSEQRIYEKLQTQAQQFIGNNMEG
- a CDS encoding DNA ligase D; translation: MKPMLPSLTFELPVRPDWVYEVKYDGFRAILDWTSKGIELTSRNGKTLLPQFPEIKEFLLKHEEQFKPYLPLRLDGELVSLENTHKSNFSAIQVRGRLKSEKKINDQATSFPCRLMVFDLLLLSGKPFTIQPFEKRKEELRKLFINMGFDLDSDPYTAQLLQFVNAHEDFNDLWEKIILYDGEGIIAKYKKSIWEEGKRSLQWLKYKNWKYVSCFITSYDKTNGYFYVGVYRDEKVYSVGQVLFGFKPEEKNALQHTIKQNMIREDAQFIYVEPAICLEVKYLELYDNQLREPHFDRFRFELEPSSCTYERFIFAQKNLPADLEITHPNKPLWEKLAIQKADYILYLREISPYMLPFLKSRLLTVIRYPHGMSGEAFYQKNCPEYAPEFVQTFTSEGIDYILCNDLKTLVWLGNQLAIEFHIPFQTTTSKGPSEIVFDLDPPSKDYFHLAIRAALFIKEVLDQLNLIGFIKTSGNKGLQIYLPLPENTYSYEDTRLFTSFIADYLISKDPDSFTIERMKKNRRNRLYVDYVQHSEGKTIVAPYSMRGNEHAGVATPLYWEEVDENLQLISFNMENAIKRIREQGDPFNDYFQTKQLQPFGPVLDFLKKGIVKKG
- a CDS encoding Ku protein, whose translation is MHTMWKGSISFGLVNIPIKLHTATEDKDIKLRTLHNKCHAPIKYEKICSVCEEEVKPEDIVKAYEYTKGKFVVLDQEELEKLRKENEEKAVEIIDFVKIEEIDPIYFDRSYYMSPNEGGGKAYSLLRKALEESQKVGLAKIVIRSKEQLAVIRVYENTLVMETIHYPDEVRKAGDVPNVPSEDKVTQKELDTAILLIDQLTSVFEPEKYTDDYRTALLELIESKRTGKETVTAAAKDAPSNVTDLMAALQASIDRTKPNKVAAPKKKAATKATKATKVPKVKKEA